From Bordetella flabilis, the proteins below share one genomic window:
- a CDS encoding glutathione peroxidase produces MLQAREGQRVPNVTFPVRENNTWKQVSSDDIFKNKTVVVFSLPGAFTPTCSSTHLPRYNELAPAFFANGVDSIVCVSVNDTFVMNEWAKDQESANITLLPDGNGDFTDGMGMLVDKRDLGFGKRSWRYSMLVRDGVVEKMFIEPEKEGDPFEVSDADTMLNYLAPEARKPDQVVVFSKPGCPFCIEAKALLESKGYAPIEIPLENKVRGRVIGAVSGQSTAPQVFINGALVGGLEALQARFA; encoded by the coding sequence ATGCTGCAAGCCCGCGAAGGACAACGTGTCCCGAACGTCACTTTCCCCGTCCGCGAGAACAACACCTGGAAGCAGGTTTCGTCGGATGACATCTTCAAGAACAAAACCGTTGTTGTCTTTTCGCTGCCCGGCGCCTTCACGCCGACCTGCTCTTCCACGCACCTGCCGCGCTACAACGAGCTGGCGCCGGCGTTCTTTGCCAACGGCGTGGACAGCATCGTCTGCGTTTCCGTCAACGACACTTTCGTGATGAACGAATGGGCCAAGGACCAGGAATCGGCGAATATCACCTTGCTGCCCGACGGCAATGGCGATTTCACCGACGGCATGGGCATGCTGGTCGACAAGCGCGACCTGGGCTTCGGCAAGCGCAGCTGGCGCTATTCCATGCTGGTGCGCGATGGCGTGGTCGAAAAGATGTTCATCGAACCGGAGAAGGAAGGCGATCCTTTCGAAGTCTCCGATGCCGACACGATGTTGAACTACCTCGCGCCCGAGGCCCGCAAGCCTGACCAGGTCGTCGTGTTTTCCAAGCCGGGGTGCCCGTTCTGCATCGAGGCCAAGGCTCTGCTGGAGAGCAAGGGCTACGCACCCATCGAGATTCCGCTCGAGAACAAGGTGCGCGGCCGGGTCATCGGCGCCGTGTCCGGCCAGTCCACCGCTCCGCAAGTGTTCATCAACGGCGCGCTGGTCGGCGGCCTGGAAGCGCTGCAGGCGCGCTTCGCCTGA
- the cueR gene encoding Cu(I)-responsive transcriptional regulator — MNIGQAAAASGISAKMIRYYESIGLTAAPSRTGSGYRIYNDSDVHTLRFIRRARDLGFSIEQMRDLLALWRDRSRASGDVKRIAMEHVAELERKARALQQMADTLHHLADHCHGDDRPDCPIIEELVAG; from the coding sequence ATGAATATCGGACAAGCCGCGGCGGCATCAGGCATCAGCGCCAAAATGATCCGTTACTACGAGAGCATCGGGCTGACAGCCGCGCCCTCGCGCACCGGTTCCGGATACCGCATCTACAACGACAGCGACGTGCATACGCTGCGCTTCATCCGCCGCGCACGCGACCTGGGGTTTTCCATCGAGCAGATGCGCGACCTGCTCGCGCTATGGCGCGACCGCAGCCGCGCCAGCGGCGACGTCAAGCGTATCGCCATGGAACATGTCGCGGAGCTGGAGCGCAAGGCGCGGGCGCTTCAACAGATGGCCGACACCCTGCACCATCTGGCGGACCACTGCCATGGCGACGACCGGCCGGATTGCCCGATCATCGAAGAGCTGGTGGCCGGTTGA
- a CDS encoding GlsB/YeaQ/YmgE family stress response membrane protein, translating into MDIIIMIIVGFIVGLIARALMPGDQSMGIILTSILGIVGAVVAGFIGRTLGWYGPGEPAGWIAAVVGAIIVLFVVGMFTRRRA; encoded by the coding sequence ATGGACATCATCATCATGATCATCGTGGGTTTCATCGTCGGGCTGATTGCGCGTGCGCTCATGCCAGGCGACCAATCCATGGGCATTATCCTGACATCCATCCTAGGCATCGTCGGTGCCGTGGTGGCGGGTTTCATCGGCCGTACATTGGGCTGGTACGGGCCCGGAGAGCCGGCAGGATGGATTGCCGCCGTCGTCGGTGCCATCATTGTGCTCTTCGTGGTCGGCATGTTTACGCGTCGCCGCGCCTGA
- a CDS encoding nitroreductase family protein: MKFLRGPGPRQEEVDQMLQAAMSAPDHGALRPWRFQLIRGEAIGRLADVAIDAVKRSGDKRMTPEKEKSVREWMAGVPLFVALAQKIAHDNTKIPEQEQLLATGAAVMNILNAAHMMGYGAFWSTGLGTYVEEVQEALGFDPLDYRFLGYLAIGTPACAVPAVQRPDYREFTSEWTGVPA, encoded by the coding sequence ATGAAATTCCTGCGCGGTCCCGGCCCGCGCCAGGAGGAGGTGGACCAGATGCTGCAGGCCGCCATGTCGGCGCCCGATCATGGCGCGCTGCGCCCCTGGCGTTTTCAGCTGATACGCGGCGAGGCCATCGGCCGGCTCGCGGACGTGGCGATCGACGCGGTCAAGCGCAGCGGCGACAAGCGCATGACGCCCGAAAAGGAAAAGTCCGTCCGGGAATGGATGGCCGGCGTACCGCTGTTCGTCGCCCTGGCGCAGAAGATCGCCCACGACAACACCAAGATCCCGGAGCAGGAACAATTGCTGGCCACCGGCGCGGCGGTCATGAATATCCTGAACGCCGCCCATATGATGGGCTACGGCGCGTTCTGGAGTACCGGCCTGGGCACCTATGTCGAGGAAGTGCAGGAAGCGCTGGGCTTCGACCCGCTCGATTACCGTTTCCTCGGTTACCTGGCCATAGGCACGCCCGCCTGCGCCGTTCCCGCGGTGCAGCGTCCGGACTACCGGGAGTTCACCTCCGAGTGGACGGGCGTCCCGGCCTGA
- the folD gene encoding bifunctional methylenetetrahydrofolate dehydrogenase/methenyltetrahydrofolate cyclohydrolase FolD produces the protein MTARIIDGSALSLRIRDDVARRVVELAKQGVRPGLAVVLVGDNPASQVYVRNKVMACEKAGLHSVKEQYPATMSEAELLQRIAVLNGDPTIHGILVQLPLPSHMDAHKVIEAIAPEKDVDGFHISNAGLLMTGQPLFRPCTPYGVMKMLESERVPLRGAEAVIVGASNIVGKPMAMLLLAAGATVTLCNSKTRDLRAQTRRADVLVVATGKPGIVTGDMIKPGAVVIDVGINRGEDGKLRGDVDFDSAVQVAGAITPVPGGVGPMTIAMLLVNTVEAAERLR, from the coding sequence ATGACCGCACGCATTATCGATGGTTCGGCGCTGTCCCTGCGCATCCGCGACGACGTCGCGCGCCGCGTGGTCGAACTGGCGAAGCAAGGGGTGCGCCCGGGCCTGGCCGTGGTCCTGGTCGGGGACAACCCGGCGTCCCAGGTCTATGTGCGCAACAAGGTGATGGCCTGCGAAAAGGCCGGCCTGCATTCCGTGAAGGAACAGTATCCGGCCACCATGAGCGAGGCCGAACTGCTGCAGCGCATCGCGGTGTTGAACGGCGACCCCACCATACACGGCATCCTGGTGCAATTGCCCCTGCCGTCGCACATGGACGCGCACAAGGTGATCGAAGCCATCGCGCCGGAGAAAGACGTCGACGGCTTTCATATCAGCAATGCCGGCCTGCTGATGACGGGGCAGCCCTTGTTCCGCCCCTGCACGCCATATGGCGTCATGAAGATGCTGGAATCCGAACGGGTGCCGCTGCGCGGCGCCGAGGCCGTCATCGTCGGCGCCAGCAATATTGTCGGCAAGCCCATGGCCATGCTGCTGCTGGCGGCCGGCGCCACCGTGACGCTGTGCAACTCCAAGACGCGCGACCTGCGCGCGCAGACGCGGCGCGCCGACGTGCTGGTCGTGGCGACCGGCAAGCCGGGCATCGTCACCGGCGACATGATCAAGCCGGGCGCCGTGGTGATCGACGTCGGCATCAACCGCGGCGAGGACGGCAAGCTGCGCGGCGACGTGGACTTCGATTCCGCCGTCCAGGTGGCGGGTGCCATCACACCGGTGCCGGGCGGGGTCGGCCCCATGACCATCGCCATGCTGCTGGTCAATACGGTCGAAGCAGCCGAACGCCTGCGCTGA
- a CDS encoding heavy metal translocating P-type ATPase, producing MNSALPRHRIELAIEGMSCASCVRRVENALSAVPGVSGASVNLATQRARIDWENAIGNTPDALVAAIGKAGYTARPVADPDGESARQAAARLQEAHRLGRRFAVALLLTVPVFGVEMGGHLVPALHHWLDMQVGMGTLWLLQAVLTTLLLAGPGRDFFAKGAVALARRAPDMNSLVALGAGSAWLYSMVATLAPAWLPESARHVYFEAAAVIVTLILLGRLLEARAKGKTGAAIARLASLQPRTARVLRGNDAVDIPIEEVRAGDLVRVRPGEKVAVDGTVVEGGSYVDESMITGESVPVEKTPGASVTGGTLNTRGTLTVQVTHTGAETALARIAQMVENAQGAKLPIQGLVDKVTYRFVPAIMGLALLTFFAWIIAAPEPALPQALVHAVAVLIVACPCAMGLATPMSIMVGTGRAAELGILFRQGDALQTLRDVKTVAFDKTGTLTQGKPALTDIVLAPGFERGPVLSWVASVQAGSEHPIASAIVAAAQESALHVAPVAGFLAITGAGVQGDVQGRRVLVGAERLMREHGIEVGALAGTATAWAQAGKTPVYAAIDGTAAAIMAIEDPVRPTSAQAIAALHALGVRTVMITGDNRHTAQAVAAALGIDEVHAEVLPEGKVQAVQQLRGPADAGAHRPLLAFVGDGINDAPALAAADVGIAIGTGTDVAMEAASVVLMAGDPGGVPRAMAISRATLANVRQNLFWAFAYNVALIPLAAGALALFQGPSLSPVFAAAAMALSSVFVVGNALRLRSFHPIGAPAPSSTGGTAS from the coding sequence ATGAATTCCGCACTCCCCCGCCACCGCATTGAACTGGCCATCGAAGGCATGAGCTGCGCATCCTGCGTCAGGCGCGTGGAGAACGCTTTGTCCGCCGTCCCTGGCGTGAGCGGCGCCAGCGTGAACCTGGCCACCCAGCGCGCACGGATAGACTGGGAAAACGCCATCGGGAACACCCCAGACGCCCTGGTCGCCGCCATCGGCAAGGCCGGCTACACGGCCCGGCCCGTGGCCGACCCCGACGGGGAGTCCGCGCGGCAAGCCGCGGCGCGTCTGCAGGAGGCGCACCGCCTGGGCCGCCGCTTCGCCGTGGCGCTGTTGTTGACGGTGCCCGTTTTCGGCGTCGAGATGGGCGGCCATCTGGTTCCCGCGCTGCACCACTGGCTGGACATGCAGGTGGGGATGGGCACGCTCTGGCTGCTGCAAGCCGTATTGACGACGCTGCTGCTCGCCGGCCCCGGCCGGGACTTCTTCGCCAAGGGCGCCGTCGCCCTGGCACGCCGCGCGCCGGACATGAATTCCCTGGTGGCCCTGGGTGCGGGCAGCGCATGGCTCTACTCGATGGTGGCGACGCTGGCCCCGGCGTGGCTGCCCGAGTCGGCGCGGCATGTGTATTTTGAAGCCGCCGCGGTCATCGTGACGCTGATTTTGCTGGGACGGCTGCTGGAAGCGCGTGCCAAGGGCAAGACCGGCGCGGCCATCGCCCGGCTGGCATCCCTGCAGCCGCGCACCGCGCGCGTGCTGCGCGGCAACGACGCAGTGGATATTCCTATCGAAGAAGTGCGGGCGGGCGACCTGGTGCGGGTGCGCCCGGGCGAGAAGGTCGCCGTGGACGGCACGGTGGTCGAGGGCGGTTCCTACGTCGACGAATCCATGATTACCGGGGAATCGGTGCCCGTGGAAAAGACGCCGGGCGCCAGCGTGACCGGCGGCACCTTGAACACCCGCGGCACGCTTACCGTCCAGGTGACGCATACGGGCGCGGAGACCGCGCTGGCTCGCATCGCCCAGATGGTGGAAAACGCCCAGGGCGCCAAGCTGCCCATTCAGGGGCTGGTGGACAAGGTCACCTATCGCTTCGTGCCGGCCATCATGGGCCTGGCGCTGCTGACCTTCTTCGCCTGGATCATCGCCGCACCCGAACCTGCCCTGCCGCAGGCACTGGTCCACGCCGTGGCAGTCCTGATTGTCGCGTGTCCGTGCGCCATGGGCCTGGCGACGCCCATGTCCATCATGGTCGGAACCGGACGGGCGGCGGAGCTGGGTATCCTGTTCCGCCAGGGCGACGCGTTGCAGACCTTGCGCGACGTAAAGACCGTCGCCTTCGACAAGACAGGGACGCTCACGCAGGGCAAGCCGGCGCTAACGGATATCGTGCTGGCCCCGGGCTTCGAGCGCGGGCCGGTGCTGTCCTGGGTGGCGTCGGTGCAGGCCGGCTCCGAGCATCCGATCGCTTCCGCCATCGTCGCGGCTGCGCAGGAGTCGGCGCTCCATGTGGCCCCCGTCGCCGGCTTCCTGGCGATCACGGGCGCGGGCGTGCAAGGCGATGTCCAGGGGCGCCGCGTGCTGGTGGGTGCCGAACGCCTGATGCGGGAGCACGGCATCGAGGTGGGCGCGCTGGCCGGTACCGCCACCGCATGGGCGCAAGCCGGCAAGACGCCGGTCTATGCGGCCATCGACGGCACCGCGGCAGCCATCATGGCCATCGAGGATCCGGTCCGGCCGACGTCCGCGCAAGCCATCGCCGCGCTGCACGCGCTAGGCGTACGCACGGTCATGATTACCGGGGATAACCGGCACACCGCCCAGGCCGTCGCCGCGGCGCTGGGCATCGACGAGGTTCATGCGGAGGTCCTGCCCGAGGGCAAGGTCCAGGCGGTGCAGCAACTGCGTGGGCCCGCCGATGCCGGCGCCCACCGCCCTTTGCTGGCCTTTGTCGGCGACGGCATCAACGACGCGCCGGCTCTGGCGGCCGCGGATGTCGGCATTGCCATCGGCACCGGCACGGACGTGGCGATGGAAGCCGCCTCGGTGGTGTTGATGGCGGGCGACCCGGGCGGCGTGCCACGGGCCATGGCCATCAGCCGCGCCACACTGGCCAACGTGCGGCAGAACCTGTTCTGGGCCTTTGCCTATAACGTTGCGCTGATCCCGCTGGCCGCCGGCGCGCTGGCCTTGTTCCAGGGGCCATCCCTGTCCCCGGTGTTCGCCGCGGCGGCGATGGCGCTGTCCAGCGTGTTCGTCGTCGGCAATGCCCTGCGGCTCAGGAGCTTCCATCCCATCGGCGCCCCGGCGCCATCTTCGACAGGCGGGACCGCATCATGA
- a CDS encoding response regulator transcription factor, with product MNTPNPSSTVFIVDDDEAVRDSLRWLLEANGYRVRAYASAESFLEDYDPNQVGVLIADVRMPGMTGLELQEQLIARKAPLPIVFITGHGDVPMAVTTMKKGAIDFLEKPFNESDLREIVARMLEQATQRVSKFQAQRDHEAMLARLTAREQQVLERIVAGRLNKQIADDLGISIKTVEAHRANIMEKLEVTTVADLMKVALAKPEAHA from the coding sequence ATGAACACCCCCAATCCGTCGAGCACGGTATTCATAGTCGATGACGACGAAGCGGTGCGCGATTCGCTGCGCTGGCTGCTGGAGGCCAACGGATACCGCGTGCGCGCCTATGCCAGCGCGGAAAGCTTCCTTGAGGACTACGACCCCAACCAGGTCGGCGTGCTCATCGCGGATGTCCGCATGCCCGGCATGACGGGCCTGGAACTGCAGGAACAGCTGATCGCGCGCAAGGCGCCCTTGCCCATCGTGTTCATCACCGGCCACGGCGACGTGCCCATGGCGGTGACCACCATGAAGAAAGGCGCCATCGATTTCCTGGAAAAGCCCTTCAACGAATCCGACCTGCGCGAGATCGTCGCCCGCATGCTGGAGCAGGCCACGCAGCGCGTGTCCAAGTTCCAGGCCCAACGCGACCACGAGGCCATGCTGGCGCGCCTGACCGCGCGCGAGCAGCAGGTCCTGGAGCGTATCGTCGCCGGCCGCCTGAACAAGCAGATCGCCGACGACCTTGGAATCAGCATCAAGACCGTGGAAGCGCACCGCGCCAATATCATGGAGAAGCTGGAAGTCACGACCGTGGCCGACCTGATGAAGGTGGCCCTGGCCAAACCCGAGGCGCACGCATGA
- a CDS encoding dihydrolipoyl dehydrogenase, with amino-acid sequence MKTLHTDVAVIGAGTAGLGAYRAAVAAGKRAVIVEGGQYGTTCARVGCMPSKLLIAAAEAAHAAAHGAPFGVHLDGKVRVDGREVMDRVKRERDRFVGFVLEGVENIPAEDKLRGYASFVSDTVLRVGDHTEIHAKSVVIATGSTPAVPPPFQALGDRLVVNDDVFYWDDLPRSVAVFGPGVIGLELGQSLARLGVRVRVFGVSGSVGGITDPVVRRSAKKAFQDEFYLDPDARVLETTREGDQVRVRYVALDNTERTEHFDYVLVATGRRPNLGGLALQNTSLKLSPAGVPEFDRYTMQAGRSSIFVAGDANNELPLLHEASDEGRIAGDNAARFPDVRPGRRRAPMAVVFSDPQIAIVGTPFNRLPEGTFVTGEVDFANQGRSRVMLKNKGRLHVYADRATGRFLGAEMVGPSVEHLAHLLAWALQQELTVARMLEMPFYHPVVEEGLRTALRDADAQVREGGVALGAAA; translated from the coding sequence ATGAAAACCTTGCATACCGATGTCGCCGTGATTGGCGCCGGCACTGCCGGCCTGGGCGCCTATCGCGCCGCCGTGGCCGCCGGCAAGCGCGCCGTCATCGTCGAAGGCGGGCAATACGGCACCACCTGCGCCCGCGTCGGCTGCATGCCCTCGAAGCTGCTCATCGCCGCCGCCGAGGCGGCGCACGCCGCCGCGCATGGCGCCCCCTTCGGCGTCCACCTGGATGGCAAGGTGCGCGTGGACGGACGCGAGGTCATGGACCGTGTCAAGCGCGAACGCGACCGCTTCGTGGGCTTCGTTCTGGAAGGCGTGGAAAACATCCCGGCCGAGGACAAGCTGCGCGGCTATGCAAGCTTCGTCTCCGATACGGTTCTGCGCGTGGGCGACCATACCGAAATCCATGCCAAGAGCGTCGTGATCGCCACCGGTTCGACGCCGGCGGTGCCGCCGCCGTTCCAGGCCCTGGGAGACCGCCTGGTCGTCAATGACGATGTGTTTTATTGGGATGACCTGCCGCGCAGCGTGGCCGTGTTCGGGCCCGGCGTGATCGGATTGGAGCTGGGGCAGTCGCTGGCGCGGCTGGGCGTGCGCGTGCGCGTCTTCGGCGTCAGCGGCAGCGTGGGCGGCATCACCGACCCGGTGGTGCGGCGCAGCGCGAAGAAGGCCTTCCAGGATGAGTTCTACCTGGATCCGGATGCGCGCGTGCTGGAAACGACGCGCGAGGGCGACCAGGTCCGCGTGCGTTACGTGGCCCTGGACAACACCGAGCGCACCGAGCATTTCGACTATGTGCTGGTGGCGACCGGCCGCCGTCCCAACCTGGGCGGGCTGGCCTTGCAGAACACCAGCCTGAAGCTGAGCCCGGCCGGGGTGCCGGAGTTCGACCGCTACACCATGCAGGCGGGCCGCTCATCCATTTTCGTGGCGGGCGACGCCAACAACGAATTGCCGCTGCTGCATGAAGCCTCGGACGAAGGCCGCATCGCGGGCGACAACGCCGCGCGCTTTCCGGACGTCCGTCCGGGACGGCGGCGCGCGCCGATGGCGGTGGTGTTTTCCGACCCTCAGATCGCGATAGTTGGAACGCCATTCAACCGCCTGCCCGAAGGCACGTTCGTGACCGGAGAAGTCGACTTCGCCAACCAGGGCCGTTCCCGCGTGATGCTGAAGAACAAGGGCCGCCTGCACGTGTACGCCGACCGTGCCACGGGCCGTTTCCTGGGCGCGGAAATGGTGGGCCCGAGCGTCGAGCACCTGGCGCACCTGCTGGCCTGGGCGTTGCAGCAGGAGCTGACCGTGGCGCGCATGCTGGAGATGCCGTTCTACCACCCCGTGGTGGAGGAAGGGCTGCGGACGGCGCTGCGCGATGCCGATGCGCAGGTGCGCGAGGGCGGTGTCGCGCTGGGTGCGGCCGCGTAG
- a CDS encoding M3 family metallopeptidase, giving the protein MSVNPLLAPVEDLVDYAAIKPEHVVPAMDALLATARQAVDRAADPALPATWEAVVEPLDATSERLWRAWSVAGHLNAVVNTPELREAYNAALPKVTEFSTWVGLHEGLYQQYQRLRATPAFAQWSPVRQRIVELALRDFRLSGVELQGQARERYAEISDREAQTSQKFSENVLDAIDAWSLVIEDETRLRGVPADVKDAARQAAEAAGKQGWQLTLKMPCYLPVMQYAQDRTLREAMYRAYGTVASEQGDDRFDNSPLIEELLALRAEESRLLGFRNFAELRLQTRMARSAEQVIGFLRDLAGRAKPYAERDLAQLRDYARQELGLDDLQPWDIAYASERLREARYAYSEDEIKQYFTEPRVLAGLFEVIETLFTVRLREFPVSAWHADVRGVRVERPDGELVGYLYLDLYARAGKQGGAWVDSERSRRLASGTLHTPVVYLTCNFSRPNGGKAALLTHDDVITLFHETGHALHALLSEVDEPGAAAFASVEWDAIELPSQFMENFCWEWPVVQRLSAHVDSGEPLPRALFDKLLAARNFQSGMQTVRQIEFALFDMLLHDRGEGAGIQAVLDLLAQVRREVAVFTPPAWHRMPHSFSHLFAGGYGAGYYSYKWAEVLSADAYEAFEEAASAQADAGRGTLDAATGDRFRREILAVGGARPAADSFKAFRGREPRIDALLRHSGMTTLQD; this is encoded by the coding sequence ATGAGCGTCAATCCGCTACTCGCCCCCGTGGAAGACCTGGTCGACTACGCCGCCATCAAGCCGGAGCACGTCGTGCCCGCCATGGACGCCCTGCTGGCCACGGCGCGCCAGGCGGTGGACCGTGCCGCGGACCCGGCGCTGCCCGCCACCTGGGAGGCGGTCGTGGAGCCGCTGGATGCGACCTCCGAGCGCCTGTGGCGAGCCTGGTCGGTGGCCGGCCACCTGAACGCGGTGGTCAACACGCCGGAGCTGCGCGAGGCCTATAACGCCGCGCTGCCCAAGGTGACGGAGTTCTCGACCTGGGTGGGCCTGCACGAAGGGCTGTACCAGCAGTACCAGCGGCTGCGCGCCACGCCCGCCTTCGCGCAATGGAGTCCGGTGCGGCAACGCATCGTCGAGCTGGCATTGCGCGATTTCCGTCTCAGCGGCGTGGAGTTGCAAGGCCAGGCGCGCGAGCGCTACGCGGAGATCTCGGACCGCGAGGCCCAGACATCGCAGAAGTTCTCCGAGAACGTCCTGGACGCCATCGACGCCTGGTCCCTGGTGATCGAAGACGAAACCCGGCTGCGCGGCGTTCCCGCCGACGTGAAGGACGCCGCACGCCAGGCGGCGGAGGCGGCCGGCAAGCAGGGATGGCAGTTGACGCTGAAGATGCCCTGCTATCTGCCTGTCATGCAATACGCGCAGGATCGCACGCTGCGCGAGGCGATGTATCGCGCCTACGGCACCGTGGCGTCCGAACAGGGCGACGACCGCTTCGACAATTCGCCGCTGATCGAGGAGCTGCTTGCCCTGCGGGCGGAAGAATCGCGGCTGCTGGGCTTTCGCAACTTCGCCGAACTTCGCCTGCAGACCCGCATGGCCCGCAGCGCCGAACAGGTGATCGGCTTCCTGCGCGACCTGGCCGGCCGCGCCAAACCCTACGCCGAACGCGACCTGGCGCAATTGCGCGACTACGCCAGGCAGGAACTGGGCCTGGACGACCTGCAACCCTGGGACATCGCCTATGCGTCCGAGCGCCTGCGCGAAGCGCGCTACGCCTACTCGGAGGACGAAATCAAGCAGTACTTCACGGAGCCGCGCGTCCTGGCGGGCCTGTTCGAAGTGATCGAGACCCTGTTCACGGTACGGCTGCGCGAGTTCCCGGTATCGGCCTGGCACGCGGACGTACGAGGCGTGCGCGTGGAACGGCCCGACGGCGAACTGGTGGGTTACCTGTACCTGGATCTCTACGCGCGCGCCGGCAAGCAGGGCGGCGCCTGGGTCGACAGCGAGCGCAGCCGCCGCCTGGCATCGGGCACGCTGCATACGCCGGTCGTCTACCTGACATGCAACTTCTCGCGGCCCAACGGTGGCAAGGCGGCCCTGCTCACCCATGACGACGTGATCACGTTGTTCCATGAAACCGGCCATGCGCTGCATGCCCTGCTCTCCGAAGTCGACGAACCCGGCGCGGCCGCCTTCGCGAGCGTCGAGTGGGACGCCATCGAACTGCCCTCGCAGTTCATGGAAAACTTCTGCTGGGAATGGCCGGTGGTGCAGCGCCTGTCCGCGCATGTCGACAGCGGCGAACCCCTGCCGCGCGCCCTTTTCGACAAACTGCTGGCCGCCCGCAATTTCCAGAGCGGCATGCAGACCGTGCGCCAGATCGAGTTCGCGCTGTTCGACATGCTACTGCACGACCGTGGCGAAGGCGCCGGCATACAGGCGGTGCTGGACCTGCTTGCGCAGGTGCGCCGCGAGGTTGCCGTATTCACGCCCCCGGCGTGGCACCGCATGCCGCACAGCTTTTCGCACCTGTTCGCCGGCGGCTACGGTGCGGGCTACTACAGCTACAAGTGGGCCGAAGTGTTGTCGGCGGACGCCTACGAGGCCTTCGAGGAAGCCGCGTCCGCACAAGCCGACGCCGGGCGGGGCACGCTGGACGCGGCCACGGGCGATCGCTTCCGGCGGGAGATCCTGGCGGTGGGCGGTGCCCGTCCCGCGGCGGATTCCTTCAAGGCGTTCCGCGGCCGCGAACCGCGCATCGACGCACTGCTGCGCCATAGCGGCATGACGACCCTGCAGGACTGA
- a CDS encoding heavy-metal-associated domain-containing protein, whose translation MEVLDVGSIDLPMMARSMGSSDFRRIDLTTMARCKLQSFLGQFGFARFIEGVIMVLQYHVPDMSCDHCVKVIGEAVSQAVEGATVQADLRSHTVRVAGTEDKTAVEAAIRSAGYTPAAV comes from the coding sequence ATGGAAGTCCTCGATGTGGGCAGTATTGACCTTCCCATGATGGCAAGGTCAATGGGTTCGAGTGATTTTCGTCGTATTGACCTTACCACGATGGCAAGGTGTAAGCTGCAGTCGTTCCTCGGGCAGTTCGGATTCGCCCGCTTTATTGAAGGAGTCATCATGGTGTTGCAATATCACGTACCGGACATGTCCTGCGACCATTGCGTCAAGGTTATCGGCGAGGCAGTCAGCCAGGCCGTTGAAGGCGCGACCGTGCAGGCCGACTTGCGCAGTCATACAGTGAGGGTCGCGGGCACGGAGGACAAAACCGCCGTGGAGGCGGCGATCCGGAGTGCGGGCTACACCCCGGCAGCGGTATAG
- a CDS encoding SCO family protein, which yields MPARILRPFAALYGTRLLAAMAGLALAATLNVAAAAPAFYDVRNHLPDLKFSLSGANGRTVTQDDVRGKTVLLFFGYASCPDVCPTTMAQLTDVLSRLGDAASDVRILFVSVDPHRDTPDLLQAYVNAFNNNAIGLTGTERQIADLARRYRVSYQIDKPAPGASPENYNVTHSRGVYVFDRGGQARLLLSDSGSTEQIVDALRKLIEGTRR from the coding sequence ATGCCAGCCCGCATACTCCGGCCCTTCGCGGCACTGTACGGCACCCGCCTGCTCGCCGCCATGGCCGGGCTGGCGCTGGCGGCGACGCTCAACGTCGCCGCCGCGGCGCCCGCCTTCTATGACGTGCGCAACCATCTGCCCGACCTGAAGTTCAGCCTGTCGGGCGCCAATGGCCGCACCGTCACGCAGGACGACGTCAGGGGCAAGACGGTATTGCTCTTTTTCGGCTATGCCAGTTGCCCTGACGTCTGCCCGACCACCATGGCGCAGCTCACCGACGTACTGTCCCGCCTGGGTGACGCGGCCAGCGATGTGCGGATCCTGTTCGTCAGCGTGGACCCGCATCGCGACACCCCCGACCTATTGCAAGCTTATGTGAACGCGTTCAACAACAATGCCATCGGCTTGACCGGTACGGAACGGCAGATCGCCGACCTGGCGCGGCGCTACCGCGTCTCGTACCAGATCGACAAGCCCGCGCCGGGCGCCTCGCCGGAGAACTACAACGTTACGCACAGCCGGGGGGTTTACGTATTCGATCGCGGCGGCCAGGCCCGCCTGCTGCTGTCGGACAGCGGGTCCACGGAGCAAATTGTTGATGCGCTGCGGAAACTCATCGAGGGTACGCGGCGTTAA